A portion of the Callithrix jacchus isolate 240 chromosome 13, calJac240_pri, whole genome shotgun sequence genome contains these proteins:
- the MBD1 gene encoding methyl-CpG-binding domain protein 1 isoform X7, whose product MAEDWLDCPALGPGWKRREVFRKSGATCGRSDTYYQSPTGDRIRSKVELTRYLGPACDLTLFDFKQGILCYPAPKAHSVAVTSKKRKKPSRPSKTQKHQVGPQGGEVRKRQVGPQSGEVRKEAPKDETKADTVTVPASFPAPGCCENCGISFSGDGTQRQRLKTLCKDCRAQRIAFNREQRMFKRVGCGECAACQVTEDCGACSTCLLQLPHDVASGLFCKCERRRCLRIVERSRGCGVCRGCQTQEDCGRCRICLRPPRPGLRRQWKCVQRRCLRGKHGRRRGGCDSKMAARRHPGAQPLPPPPPSQSPEPTEPHPRALTPSPPAEFIYYCVDEDELQPYTNRRQNRKCGACAACLRRMDCGRCDFCCDKPKFGGSNQKRQKCRWRQCLQFAMKRLLPSVWSESEDGAGSPPPYRRRKRPSSAQRHHLGPTLKPTLVTRTARPDHTRAPSKQEAGGGFVLPPPGTDLVFLREGASSPVQVPGPVAASTEALLQEAQCSGLSWVVALPQVKQEKADTQDEWTPGTAVLTSPVLVPGCPSKAVDPSLPSVKQEPPDPEEDKEENKDDSASKLAPEEEAGGAGTPVITEIFSLGGTRFRDTAVWLPSLQGRHLGREDGCKMWETEDTVEPTTTSWNRRGWPGTHVSLSPPPASMMWVSCRRSWCPSSQS is encoded by the exons CCCCACAGGAGACAGGATCCGAAGCAAAGTTGAGCTGACTCGATACCTGGGCCCTGCGTGTGATCTCACCCTCTTCGACTTCAAACAAGGCATCTTGTGTTATCCAGCCCCCAAG GCCCATTCCGTGGCTGTCACCAGCAAGAAGCGAAAGAAGCCTTCCAGACCATCCAAGACTCAGAAACATCAGGTTGGACCCCAGGGTGGTGAGGTCAGGAAACGTCAGGTTGGACCCCAGAGTGGTGAGGTCAGGAAGGAGGCCCCAAAGGATGAGACCAAGGCTGACACTGTCACAGTCCCAGCTTCATTCCCTGCTCCTGG ATGCTGTGAGAACTGTGGCATCAGCTTCTCAGGGGATGGCACCCAAAGACAGCGGCTCAAAACATTGTGCAAGGACTGCCGAG CACAGAGAATTGCCTTCAACCGGGAACAGAGAATGTTTAAG CGTGTGGGCTGTGGGGAGTGTGCAGCCTGCCAGGTAACAGAAGACTGTGGGGCCTGCTCCACCTGCCTCCTGCAGCTGCCCCATGATGTGGCATCGGGGCTGTTCTGCAAGTGTGAGCGGAGACGCTGCCTCCGGATTGTGGAAAGG AGCCGAGGGTGTGGAGTATGCCGGGGCTGTCAGACCCAAGAGGACTGTGGCCGTTGCCGCATCTGCCTTCGCCCTCCCCGCCCTGGTCTCAGGCGCCAGTGGAAATGTGTCCAGCGACGTTGCCTACGG GGTAAACATGGCCGCCGCAGGGGAGGCTGTGACTCCAAGATGGCTGCCAGGCGGCATCCCGGTGCCCAACcactgcctccacctccaccatcacaGTCCCCCGAGCCCACAGAGCCG CACCCCAGAGCCCTGACCCCCTCGCCACCTGCCGAGTTCATCTATTACTGTGTAGACGAGGACGAGCTA CAGCCCTACACGAACCGCCGGCAGAACCGCAAGTGCGGGGCCTGTGCAGCCTGCCTACGGCGGATGGACTGTGGCCGCTGCGACTTCTGCTGCGACAAGCCCAAATTCGGGGGCAGCAACCAGAAGCGCCAGAAGTGTCGTTGGCGCCAATGCCTGCAGTTTGCCATG AAGCGACTGCTGCCCAGTGTCTGGTCAGAGTCTGAGGATGGGGCAGGATCGCCCCCACCTTACCGTCGTCGAAAGAGGCCCAGCTCTGCCCAGCGGCACCATCTTGGCCCTACCTTGAAGCCCACCTTGGTTACACGCACAGCCCGACCAGACCATACCCGGGCTCCATCGAAGCAGGAAGCAGGTGGTGGCTTTGTGCTGCCTCCGCCTGGCACTGACCTTGTGTTTTTACGGGAGGGCGCAAGCAGTCCTGTGCAGGTGCCGGGCCCTGTTGCAGCTTCCACGGAAGCCCTGTTGCAG GAGGCCCAGTGCTCTGGCCTGAGTTGGGTTGTGGCCTTACCCCAGGTGAAGCAAGAGAAGGCGGATACCCAGGACGAGTGGACACCAGGCACAGCTGTCCTGACTTCTCCTGTATTGGTGCCTGGCTGCCCTAGCAAG GCAGTAGACCCCAGCCTGCCATCTGTGAAGCAAGAGCCACCTGACCCTgaggaggacaaggaggagaACAAGGATGACTCTGCCTCCAAATTGGCcccagaggaggaggcaggaggggctggCACACCCGTG ATCACGGAGATTTTCAGCCTGGGTGGAACCCGCTTCCGAGACACAGCGGTCTGGTTGCCAAG TCTGCAGGGCAGGCACTTGGGAAGGGAAGATGGATGTAAAATGTGGGAGACCGAGGACACAGTGGAGCCAACGACCACGAGCTGGAACCGACGAGGATGGCCTGGAACCCATGTCAGTCTCTCACCACCTCCAGCTTCGATGATGTGGGTGTCCTGCAGAAGAAGCTGGTGTCCTTCCTCACAGAGTTAA
- the MBD1 gene encoding methyl-CpG-binding domain protein 1 isoform X9 yields MGGFRLRTGRNGAQNSDRLLQLPVASMAEDWLDCPALGPGWKRREVFRKSGATCGRSDTYYQSPTGDRIRSKVELTRYLGPACDLTLFDFKQGILCYPAPKAHSVAVTSKKRKKPSRPSKTQKHQVGPQGGEVRKRQVGPQSGEVRKEAPKDETKADTVTVPASFPAPGCCENCGISFSGDGTQRQRLKTLCKDCRAQRIAFNREQRMFKRVGCGECAACQVTEDCGACSTCLLQLPHDVASGLFCKCERRRCLRIVERSRGCGVCRGCQTQEDCGRCRICLRPPRPGLRRQWKCVQRRCLRGKHGRRRGGCDSKMAARRHPGAQPLPPPPPSQSPEPTEPHPRALTPSPPAEFIYYCVDEDELQPYTNRRQNRKCGACAACLRRMDCGRCDFCCDKPKFGGSNQKRQKCRWRQCLQFAMKRLLPSVWSESEDGAGSPPPYRRRKRPSSAQRHHLGPTLKPTLVTRTARPDHTRAPSKQEAGGGFVLPPPGTDLVFLREGASSPVQVPGPVAASTEALLQAVDPSLPSVKQEPPDPEEDKEENKDDSASKLAPEEEAGGAGTPVITEIFSLGGTRFRDTAVWLPSLQGRHLGREDGCKMWETEDTVEPTTTSWNRRGWPGTHVSLSPPPASMMWVSCRRSWCPSSQS; encoded by the exons CCCCACAGGAGACAGGATCCGAAGCAAAGTTGAGCTGACTCGATACCTGGGCCCTGCGTGTGATCTCACCCTCTTCGACTTCAAACAAGGCATCTTGTGTTATCCAGCCCCCAAG GCCCATTCCGTGGCTGTCACCAGCAAGAAGCGAAAGAAGCCTTCCAGACCATCCAAGACTCAGAAACATCAGGTTGGACCCCAGGGTGGTGAGGTCAGGAAACGTCAGGTTGGACCCCAGAGTGGTGAGGTCAGGAAGGAGGCCCCAAAGGATGAGACCAAGGCTGACACTGTCACAGTCCCAGCTTCATTCCCTGCTCCTGG ATGCTGTGAGAACTGTGGCATCAGCTTCTCAGGGGATGGCACCCAAAGACAGCGGCTCAAAACATTGTGCAAGGACTGCCGAG CACAGAGAATTGCCTTCAACCGGGAACAGAGAATGTTTAAG CGTGTGGGCTGTGGGGAGTGTGCAGCCTGCCAGGTAACAGAAGACTGTGGGGCCTGCTCCACCTGCCTCCTGCAGCTGCCCCATGATGTGGCATCGGGGCTGTTCTGCAAGTGTGAGCGGAGACGCTGCCTCCGGATTGTGGAAAGG AGCCGAGGGTGTGGAGTATGCCGGGGCTGTCAGACCCAAGAGGACTGTGGCCGTTGCCGCATCTGCCTTCGCCCTCCCCGCCCTGGTCTCAGGCGCCAGTGGAAATGTGTCCAGCGACGTTGCCTACGG GGTAAACATGGCCGCCGCAGGGGAGGCTGTGACTCCAAGATGGCTGCCAGGCGGCATCCCGGTGCCCAACcactgcctccacctccaccatcacaGTCCCCCGAGCCCACAGAGCCG CACCCCAGAGCCCTGACCCCCTCGCCACCTGCCGAGTTCATCTATTACTGTGTAGACGAGGACGAGCTA CAGCCCTACACGAACCGCCGGCAGAACCGCAAGTGCGGGGCCTGTGCAGCCTGCCTACGGCGGATGGACTGTGGCCGCTGCGACTTCTGCTGCGACAAGCCCAAATTCGGGGGCAGCAACCAGAAGCGCCAGAAGTGTCGTTGGCGCCAATGCCTGCAGTTTGCCATG AAGCGACTGCTGCCCAGTGTCTGGTCAGAGTCTGAGGATGGGGCAGGATCGCCCCCACCTTACCGTCGTCGAAAGAGGCCCAGCTCTGCCCAGCGGCACCATCTTGGCCCTACCTTGAAGCCCACCTTGGTTACACGCACAGCCCGACCAGACCATACCCGGGCTCCATCGAAGCAGGAAGCAGGTGGTGGCTTTGTGCTGCCTCCGCCTGGCACTGACCTTGTGTTTTTACGGGAGGGCGCAAGCAGTCCTGTGCAGGTGCCGGGCCCTGTTGCAGCTTCCACGGAAGCCCTGTTGCAG GCAGTAGACCCCAGCCTGCCATCTGTGAAGCAAGAGCCACCTGACCCTgaggaggacaaggaggagaACAAGGATGACTCTGCCTCCAAATTGGCcccagaggaggaggcaggaggggctggCACACCCGTG ATCACGGAGATTTTCAGCCTGGGTGGAACCCGCTTCCGAGACACAGCGGTCTGGTTGCCAAG TCTGCAGGGCAGGCACTTGGGAAGGGAAGATGGATGTAAAATGTGGGAGACCGAGGACACAGTGGAGCCAACGACCACGAGCTGGAACCGACGAGGATGGCCTGGAACCCATGTCAGTCTCTCACCACCTCCAGCTTCGATGATGTGGGTGTCCTGCAGAAGAAGCTGGTGTCCTTCCTCACAGAGTTAA
- the MBD1 gene encoding methyl-CpG-binding domain protein 1 isoform X29: MAEDWLDCPALGPGWKRREVFRKSGATCGRSDTYYQSPTGDRIRSKVELTRYLGPACDLTLFDFKQGILCYPAPKAHSVAVTSKKRKKPSRPSKTQKHQVGPQGGEVRKRQVGPQSGEVRKEAPKDETKADTVTVPASFPAPGCCENCGISFSGDGTQRQRLKTLCKDCRAQRIAFNREQRMFKSRGCGVCRGCQTQEDCGRCRICLRPPRPGLRRQWKCVQRRCLRGKHGRRRGGCDSKMAARRHPGAQPLPPPPPSQSPEPTEPHPRALTPSPPAEFIYYCVDEDELQPYTNRRQNRKCGACAACLRRMDCGRCDFCCDKPKFGGSNQKRQKCRWRQCLQFAMKRLLPSVWSESEDGAGSPPPYRRRKRPSSAQRHHLGPTLKPTLVTRTARPDHTRAPSKQEAGGGFVLPPPGTDLVFLREGASSPVQVPGPVAASTEALLQAVDPSLPSVKQEPPDPEEDKEENKDDSASKLAPEEEAGGAGTPVITEIFSLGGTRFRDTAVWLPSLQGRHLGREDGCKMWETEDTVEPTTTSWNRRGWPGTHVSLSPPPASMMWVSCRRSWCPSSQS; this comes from the exons CCCCACAGGAGACAGGATCCGAAGCAAAGTTGAGCTGACTCGATACCTGGGCCCTGCGTGTGATCTCACCCTCTTCGACTTCAAACAAGGCATCTTGTGTTATCCAGCCCCCAAG GCCCATTCCGTGGCTGTCACCAGCAAGAAGCGAAAGAAGCCTTCCAGACCATCCAAGACTCAGAAACATCAGGTTGGACCCCAGGGTGGTGAGGTCAGGAAACGTCAGGTTGGACCCCAGAGTGGTGAGGTCAGGAAGGAGGCCCCAAAGGATGAGACCAAGGCTGACACTGTCACAGTCCCAGCTTCATTCCCTGCTCCTGG ATGCTGTGAGAACTGTGGCATCAGCTTCTCAGGGGATGGCACCCAAAGACAGCGGCTCAAAACATTGTGCAAGGACTGCCGAG CACAGAGAATTGCCTTCAACCGGGAACAGAGAATGTTTAAG AGCCGAGGGTGTGGAGTATGCCGGGGCTGTCAGACCCAAGAGGACTGTGGCCGTTGCCGCATCTGCCTTCGCCCTCCCCGCCCTGGTCTCAGGCGCCAGTGGAAATGTGTCCAGCGACGTTGCCTACGG GGTAAACATGGCCGCCGCAGGGGAGGCTGTGACTCCAAGATGGCTGCCAGGCGGCATCCCGGTGCCCAACcactgcctccacctccaccatcacaGTCCCCCGAGCCCACAGAGCCG CACCCCAGAGCCCTGACCCCCTCGCCACCTGCCGAGTTCATCTATTACTGTGTAGACGAGGACGAGCTA CAGCCCTACACGAACCGCCGGCAGAACCGCAAGTGCGGGGCCTGTGCAGCCTGCCTACGGCGGATGGACTGTGGCCGCTGCGACTTCTGCTGCGACAAGCCCAAATTCGGGGGCAGCAACCAGAAGCGCCAGAAGTGTCGTTGGCGCCAATGCCTGCAGTTTGCCATG AAGCGACTGCTGCCCAGTGTCTGGTCAGAGTCTGAGGATGGGGCAGGATCGCCCCCACCTTACCGTCGTCGAAAGAGGCCCAGCTCTGCCCAGCGGCACCATCTTGGCCCTACCTTGAAGCCCACCTTGGTTACACGCACAGCCCGACCAGACCATACCCGGGCTCCATCGAAGCAGGAAGCAGGTGGTGGCTTTGTGCTGCCTCCGCCTGGCACTGACCTTGTGTTTTTACGGGAGGGCGCAAGCAGTCCTGTGCAGGTGCCGGGCCCTGTTGCAGCTTCCACGGAAGCCCTGTTGCAG GCAGTAGACCCCAGCCTGCCATCTGTGAAGCAAGAGCCACCTGACCCTgaggaggacaaggaggagaACAAGGATGACTCTGCCTCCAAATTGGCcccagaggaggaggcaggaggggctggCACACCCGTG ATCACGGAGATTTTCAGCCTGGGTGGAACCCGCTTCCGAGACACAGCGGTCTGGTTGCCAAG TCTGCAGGGCAGGCACTTGGGAAGGGAAGATGGATGTAAAATGTGGGAGACCGAGGACACAGTGGAGCCAACGACCACGAGCTGGAACCGACGAGGATGGCCTGGAACCCATGTCAGTCTCTCACCACCTCCAGCTTCGATGATGTGGGTGTCCTGCAGAAGAAGCTGGTGTCCTTCCTCACAGAGTTAA
- the MBD1 gene encoding methyl-CpG-binding domain protein 1 isoform X10 — translation MAEDWLDCPALGPGWKRREVFRKSGATCGRSDTYYQSPTGDRIRSKVELTRYLGPACDLTLFDFKQGILCYPAPKAHSVAVTSKKRKKPSRPSKTQKHQVGPQGGEVRKRQVGPQSGEVRKEAPKDETKADTVTVPASFPAPGCCENCGISFSGDGTQRQRLKTLCKDCRAQRIAFNREQRMFKRVGCGECAACQVTEDCGACSTCLLQLPHDVASGLFCKCERRRCLRIVERSRGCGVCRGCQTQEDCGRCRICLRPPRPGLRRQWKCVQRRCLRHLAHRLRRRHQRCQRRTPLTVAPPTGKHGRRRGGCDSKMAARRHPGAQPLPPPPPSQSPEPTEPHPRALTPSPPAEFIYYCVDEDELQPYTNRRQNRKCGACAACLRRMDCGRCDFCCDKPKFGGSNQKRQKCRWRQCLQFAMKRLLPSVWSESEDGAGSPPPYRRRKRPSSAQRHHLGPTLKPTLVTRTARPDHTRAPSKQEAGGGFVLPPPGTDLVFLREGASSPVQVPGPVAASTEALLQAVDPSLPSVKQEPPDPEEDKEENKDDSASKLAPEEEAGGAGTPVITEIFSLGGTRFRDTAVWLPSLQGRHLGREDGCKMWETEDTVEPTTTSWNRRGWPGTHVSLSPPPASMMWVSCRRSWCPSSQS, via the exons CCCCACAGGAGACAGGATCCGAAGCAAAGTTGAGCTGACTCGATACCTGGGCCCTGCGTGTGATCTCACCCTCTTCGACTTCAAACAAGGCATCTTGTGTTATCCAGCCCCCAAG GCCCATTCCGTGGCTGTCACCAGCAAGAAGCGAAAGAAGCCTTCCAGACCATCCAAGACTCAGAAACATCAGGTTGGACCCCAGGGTGGTGAGGTCAGGAAACGTCAGGTTGGACCCCAGAGTGGTGAGGTCAGGAAGGAGGCCCCAAAGGATGAGACCAAGGCTGACACTGTCACAGTCCCAGCTTCATTCCCTGCTCCTGG ATGCTGTGAGAACTGTGGCATCAGCTTCTCAGGGGATGGCACCCAAAGACAGCGGCTCAAAACATTGTGCAAGGACTGCCGAG CACAGAGAATTGCCTTCAACCGGGAACAGAGAATGTTTAAG CGTGTGGGCTGTGGGGAGTGTGCAGCCTGCCAGGTAACAGAAGACTGTGGGGCCTGCTCCACCTGCCTCCTGCAGCTGCCCCATGATGTGGCATCGGGGCTGTTCTGCAAGTGTGAGCGGAGACGCTGCCTCCGGATTGTGGAAAGG AGCCGAGGGTGTGGAGTATGCCGGGGCTGTCAGACCCAAGAGGACTGTGGCCGTTGCCGCATCTGCCTTCGCCCTCCCCGCCCTGGTCTCAGGCGCCAGTGGAAATGTGTCCAGCGACGTTGCCTACGG CACCTTGCTCACCGCCTGCGTCGCCGTCATCAGAGATGTCAGCGACGCACTCCCCTGACTGTGGCTCCCCCCACT GGTAAACATGGCCGCCGCAGGGGAGGCTGTGACTCCAAGATGGCTGCCAGGCGGCATCCCGGTGCCCAACcactgcctccacctccaccatcacaGTCCCCCGAGCCCACAGAGCCG CACCCCAGAGCCCTGACCCCCTCGCCACCTGCCGAGTTCATCTATTACTGTGTAGACGAGGACGAGCTA CAGCCCTACACGAACCGCCGGCAGAACCGCAAGTGCGGGGCCTGTGCAGCCTGCCTACGGCGGATGGACTGTGGCCGCTGCGACTTCTGCTGCGACAAGCCCAAATTCGGGGGCAGCAACCAGAAGCGCCAGAAGTGTCGTTGGCGCCAATGCCTGCAGTTTGCCATG AAGCGACTGCTGCCCAGTGTCTGGTCAGAGTCTGAGGATGGGGCAGGATCGCCCCCACCTTACCGTCGTCGAAAGAGGCCCAGCTCTGCCCAGCGGCACCATCTTGGCCCTACCTTGAAGCCCACCTTGGTTACACGCACAGCCCGACCAGACCATACCCGGGCTCCATCGAAGCAGGAAGCAGGTGGTGGCTTTGTGCTGCCTCCGCCTGGCACTGACCTTGTGTTTTTACGGGAGGGCGCAAGCAGTCCTGTGCAGGTGCCGGGCCCTGTTGCAGCTTCCACGGAAGCCCTGTTGCAG GCAGTAGACCCCAGCCTGCCATCTGTGAAGCAAGAGCCACCTGACCCTgaggaggacaaggaggagaACAAGGATGACTCTGCCTCCAAATTGGCcccagaggaggaggcaggaggggctggCACACCCGTG ATCACGGAGATTTTCAGCCTGGGTGGAACCCGCTTCCGAGACACAGCGGTCTGGTTGCCAAG TCTGCAGGGCAGGCACTTGGGAAGGGAAGATGGATGTAAAATGTGGGAGACCGAGGACACAGTGGAGCCAACGACCACGAGCTGGAACCGACGAGGATGGCCTGGAACCCATGTCAGTCTCTCACCACCTCCAGCTTCGATGATGTGGGTGTCCTGCAGAAGAAGCTGGTGTCCTTCCTCACAGAGTTAA
- the MBD1 gene encoding methyl-CpG-binding domain protein 1 isoform X5, with product MGGFRLRTGRNGAQNSDRLLQLPVASMAEDWLDCPALGPGWKRREVFRKSGATCGRSDTYYQSPTGDRIRSKVELTRYLGPACDLTLFDFKQGILCYPAPKAHSVAVTSKKRKKPSRPSKTQKHQVGPQGGEVRKRQVGPQSGEVRKEAPKDETKADTVTVPASFPAPGCCENCGISFSGDGTQRQRLKTLCKDCRAQRIAFNREQRMFKSRGCGVCRGCQTQEDCGRCRICLRPPRPGLRRQWKCVQRRCLRHLAHRLRRRHQRCQRRTPLTVAPPTGKHGRRRGGCDSKMAARRHPGAQPLPPPPPSQSPEPTEPHPRALTPSPPAEFIYYCVDEDELQPYTNRRQNRKCGACAACLRRMDCGRCDFCCDKPKFGGSNQKRQKCRWRQCLQFAMKRLLPSVWSESEDGAGSPPPYRRRKRPSSAQRHHLGPTLKPTLVTRTARPDHTRAPSKQEAGGGFVLPPPGTDLVFLREGASSPVQVPGPVAASTEALLQEAQCSGLSWVVALPQVKQEKADTQDEWTPGTAVLTSPVLVPGCPSKAVDPSLPSVKQEPPDPEEDKEENKDDSASKLAPEEEAGGAGTPVITEIFSLGGTRFRDTAVWLPSLQGRHLGREDGCKMWETEDTVEPTTTSWNRRGWPGTHVSLSPPPASMMWVSCRRSWCPSSQS from the exons CCCCACAGGAGACAGGATCCGAAGCAAAGTTGAGCTGACTCGATACCTGGGCCCTGCGTGTGATCTCACCCTCTTCGACTTCAAACAAGGCATCTTGTGTTATCCAGCCCCCAAG GCCCATTCCGTGGCTGTCACCAGCAAGAAGCGAAAGAAGCCTTCCAGACCATCCAAGACTCAGAAACATCAGGTTGGACCCCAGGGTGGTGAGGTCAGGAAACGTCAGGTTGGACCCCAGAGTGGTGAGGTCAGGAAGGAGGCCCCAAAGGATGAGACCAAGGCTGACACTGTCACAGTCCCAGCTTCATTCCCTGCTCCTGG ATGCTGTGAGAACTGTGGCATCAGCTTCTCAGGGGATGGCACCCAAAGACAGCGGCTCAAAACATTGTGCAAGGACTGCCGAG CACAGAGAATTGCCTTCAACCGGGAACAGAGAATGTTTAAG AGCCGAGGGTGTGGAGTATGCCGGGGCTGTCAGACCCAAGAGGACTGTGGCCGTTGCCGCATCTGCCTTCGCCCTCCCCGCCCTGGTCTCAGGCGCCAGTGGAAATGTGTCCAGCGACGTTGCCTACGG CACCTTGCTCACCGCCTGCGTCGCCGTCATCAGAGATGTCAGCGACGCACTCCCCTGACTGTGGCTCCCCCCACT GGTAAACATGGCCGCCGCAGGGGAGGCTGTGACTCCAAGATGGCTGCCAGGCGGCATCCCGGTGCCCAACcactgcctccacctccaccatcacaGTCCCCCGAGCCCACAGAGCCG CACCCCAGAGCCCTGACCCCCTCGCCACCTGCCGAGTTCATCTATTACTGTGTAGACGAGGACGAGCTA CAGCCCTACACGAACCGCCGGCAGAACCGCAAGTGCGGGGCCTGTGCAGCCTGCCTACGGCGGATGGACTGTGGCCGCTGCGACTTCTGCTGCGACAAGCCCAAATTCGGGGGCAGCAACCAGAAGCGCCAGAAGTGTCGTTGGCGCCAATGCCTGCAGTTTGCCATG AAGCGACTGCTGCCCAGTGTCTGGTCAGAGTCTGAGGATGGGGCAGGATCGCCCCCACCTTACCGTCGTCGAAAGAGGCCCAGCTCTGCCCAGCGGCACCATCTTGGCCCTACCTTGAAGCCCACCTTGGTTACACGCACAGCCCGACCAGACCATACCCGGGCTCCATCGAAGCAGGAAGCAGGTGGTGGCTTTGTGCTGCCTCCGCCTGGCACTGACCTTGTGTTTTTACGGGAGGGCGCAAGCAGTCCTGTGCAGGTGCCGGGCCCTGTTGCAGCTTCCACGGAAGCCCTGTTGCAG GAGGCCCAGTGCTCTGGCCTGAGTTGGGTTGTGGCCTTACCCCAGGTGAAGCAAGAGAAGGCGGATACCCAGGACGAGTGGACACCAGGCACAGCTGTCCTGACTTCTCCTGTATTGGTGCCTGGCTGCCCTAGCAAG GCAGTAGACCCCAGCCTGCCATCTGTGAAGCAAGAGCCACCTGACCCTgaggaggacaaggaggagaACAAGGATGACTCTGCCTCCAAATTGGCcccagaggaggaggcaggaggggctggCACACCCGTG ATCACGGAGATTTTCAGCCTGGGTGGAACCCGCTTCCGAGACACAGCGGTCTGGTTGCCAAG TCTGCAGGGCAGGCACTTGGGAAGGGAAGATGGATGTAAAATGTGGGAGACCGAGGACACAGTGGAGCCAACGACCACGAGCTGGAACCGACGAGGATGGCCTGGAACCCATGTCAGTCTCTCACCACCTCCAGCTTCGATGATGTGGGTGTCCTGCAGAAGAAGCTGGTGTCCTTCCTCACAGAGTTAA